The Acidobacteriota bacterium genome includes a region encoding these proteins:
- a CDS encoding FAD binding domain-containing protein: MLRLPPFTLRRPRRLAEAVEILAEEGAAEGRARAVAGGTDLWPNMKRRHQTADVVVALGGIARLDTIQANGDFTLGANATLTQVAEHSRVATDLPALAKAIRSISSPPLRNMGTLGGNLCVDTRCTYYNQTEEWRRSIDYCMKAEGSVCWVAPSSPRCWAHSASDSAPMLAALGAEVTLFGPDGERTLPVENLFHDDGMEYLSKGPAELVTAVRVPGAAARRRSAFWKLRRRGSIDFAVLSVGASLDLDQEGVVRDARVFLGAVASRPVVPEQTVAALEGEKLDAEVIAEAAAKARKHATPMDNTDFQAQWRGAMVGKYVEAALRECAGLPTERMEPPAA, from the coding sequence ATGCTGCGACTTCCCCCCTTCACCTTGCGCCGGCCGAGACGCCTCGCCGAGGCGGTCGAGATATTGGCCGAGGAAGGCGCCGCCGAAGGCCGTGCCCGGGCCGTCGCCGGCGGTACCGATTTGTGGCCGAACATGAAGCGGCGCCACCAGACCGCGGACGTCGTGGTGGCCCTCGGCGGCATCGCAAGGCTGGACACGATCCAAGCGAACGGCGACTTCACCCTCGGCGCCAACGCCACCTTGACGCAAGTGGCCGAGCATTCGCGGGTGGCGACCGACCTGCCGGCCCTCGCCAAGGCGATACGGTCGATCTCCTCTCCCCCGCTGCGCAACATGGGCACCCTCGGCGGCAACCTGTGCGTCGACACCCGCTGCACCTATTACAACCAAACGGAAGAATGGCGCCGCTCCATCGACTACTGCATGAAGGCCGAGGGCAGCGTGTGCTGGGTGGCGCCCAGTTCGCCCCGCTGCTGGGCGCACAGCGCTTCGGATTCGGCGCCGATGCTGGCCGCCCTGGGTGCGGAGGTGACCCTCTTCGGTCCGGACGGCGAGCGCACTCTGCCGGTGGAAAATCTGTTCCACGACGACGGCATGGAGTACCTATCCAAAGGCCCGGCGGAGCTGGTGACGGCGGTGCGGGTGCCGGGGGCCGCGGCGCGGCGCCGCTCGGCCTTTTGGAAACTGCGCCGGCGGGGCTCCATCGACTTCGCGGTGCTCTCCGTCGGTGCCTCCCTCGATCTCGACCAGGAGGGCGTGGTGCGCGACGCGCGGGTGTTCCTGGGGGCAGTGGCCTCCCGGCCGGTGGTGCCGGAGCAGACGGTGGCCGCCCTCGAGGGCGAGAAGCTCGACGCCGAGGTCATCGCCGAGGCGGCGGCCAAGGCGCGCAAACACGCCACCCCGATGGACAACACCGATTTTCAGGCCCAGTGGCGGGGCGCGATGGTGGGAAAGTACGTGGAAGCAGCACTCCGCGAATGCGCCGGCCTGCCGACCGAGCGGATGGAGCCGCCGGCGGCCTAG
- a CDS encoding ATP-grasp domain-containing protein yields the protein MNILFFSPGFPGEMPFFAAALAEVGARVWGIGDQPAAALPERARRALSGYTQTASLWDEDDLLRRVREIHRKAPFDRIECLWEPGMLLAAKLREALGVPGMTVAQTVPFRDKEAMKSVLDAAGVRTPRHFRATSSQACREAVERLGFPAILKPISGAGSADTHRVESSGDLDKVLKLLTHIPEVSVEEFIEGEEYTFDTISIGGRIAYYNIGWYRPKPLIARTVPWISPQTLGLRNVERPELAGGRRMGAQVLQALGFGTGFTHMEWFLTPSGEAVFGEIGARPPGGRSVETMNYACDIDVFRGWAEAVALRRFSQPVRRRYNSVVVFKRAQGEGRIQRIQGLEGILGRYGDHIVSVELLPVGAPRRNWKASLLSDGWIIARHPVLGRALEIGDRIGTDLQIFAR from the coding sequence ATGAACATCCTGTTCTTCTCCCCTGGTTTCCCCGGCGAGATGCCGTTTTTCGCGGCGGCCTTGGCGGAGGTCGGCGCTCGGGTGTGGGGCATTGGCGATCAGCCGGCGGCGGCGCTGCCGGAGCGGGCGAGACGAGCGCTCTCCGGTTACACCCAGACCGCCAGTCTGTGGGACGAAGACGACCTTCTGCGGCGGGTGCGGGAGATCCACCGCAAGGCGCCCTTCGACCGCATCGAGTGCCTGTGGGAACCGGGCATGCTGCTGGCCGCCAAGCTGCGCGAAGCGCTGGGTGTGCCGGGCATGACGGTGGCTCAGACAGTGCCCTTCCGCGACAAAGAGGCGATGAAATCGGTGCTCGATGCGGCGGGCGTGCGCACCCCACGGCACTTTCGCGCTACCAGCAGTCAGGCCTGCCGGGAAGCGGTGGAGCGGTTGGGCTTTCCGGCCATCCTCAAGCCCATTTCCGGCGCCGGTTCGGCGGACACCCATCGGGTAGAGAGTTCCGGCGACCTCGACAAGGTGCTGAAGCTGCTCACCCACATTCCGGAGGTCAGCGTCGAAGAGTTCATCGAAGGGGAGGAGTACACCTTCGACACCATCTCGATCGGCGGCCGCATCGCCTATTACAACATCGGCTGGTACCGGCCGAAGCCGCTGATCGCCCGCACGGTGCCCTGGATCAGCCCGCAGACGCTGGGGCTACGCAACGTCGAGCGGCCGGAGCTGGCCGGCGGCCGGCGAATGGGTGCTCAGGTGCTGCAGGCCCTCGGCTTCGGCACCGGCTTCACCCACATGGAGTGGTTTCTGACCCCCTCCGGCGAGGCGGTGTTCGGGGAGATCGGCGCCCGGCCACCGGGCGGCCGTTCCGTCGAGACGATGAACTACGCCTGCGACATCGACGTGTTCCGCGGCTGGGCTGAGGCGGTGGCCCTGCGGCGCTTCAGCCAGCCGGTGCGGCGGCGCTACAACAGCGTCGTGGTGTTCAAGCGCGCCCAGGGGGAGGGGCGGATTCAGCGCATCCAGGGATTGGAAGGGATTCTCGGGCGCTACGGCGACCACATCGTGTCGGTGGAGCTGCTGCCGGTCGGCGCGCCGCGGCGCAACTGGAAGGCGTCGCTCCTCTCCGACGGCTGGATCATCGCCCGCCATCCGGTGCTCGGCCGGGCCCTCGAAATCGGCGACCGCATCGGAACGGACCTGCAGATTTTTGCCCGCTAG
- the thiO gene encoding glycine oxidase ThiO, whose product MSDVLIVGGGVVGLSIAYELSQREISVTVVERSAAGMEASWAGAGILKPASLEGAVSPMDRLRAHSLQRLAKWSPRLLAETGIDNGYRRCGGFRVALEESDVEPLRRAAERWQAEGIAVEEWDSTTRDAREPALAGDLPLVYHLPDEAQLRSPWHVRALAVACRRRGVELLTRRPVRDFRIEGARIVAADTAHGPLSADRFVVAAGAWTPELFAGLGQPIAGTPVRGQIVLLDAPAPLFQRVVWAGSRYLVPRPEGKVLVGSTQEDAGFDARPTARGVTGLLHLAARVVPALAEVPFERAWAGLRPGSPDSLPLIGPVPRYDNLFAACGHFRSGFDLSAGTARVMAELLLGEEPAVPLTAFRPDRFA is encoded by the coding sequence ATGAGCGACGTCTTGATCGTCGGCGGCGGAGTCGTCGGCCTTTCGATCGCCTACGAGCTGTCTCAACGGGAGATCTCGGTCACCGTTGTCGAGCGCAGCGCGGCGGGAATGGAGGCGTCCTGGGCCGGCGCCGGCATCTTGAAGCCGGCGAGCCTCGAGGGCGCCGTGTCGCCAATGGACCGGCTCCGGGCCCACAGCCTGCAGCGCCTCGCCAAGTGGTCACCTCGGCTGCTCGCGGAAACCGGTATCGACAACGGCTATCGCCGGTGTGGCGGCTTTCGGGTGGCCCTGGAAGAGAGCGATGTCGAACCCCTGCGGCGCGCTGCCGAGCGTTGGCAGGCCGAAGGTATCGCCGTCGAAGAGTGGGACAGCACGACCCGCGATGCCCGTGAGCCGGCCCTGGCGGGCGACCTACCGCTGGTCTACCACCTGCCCGATGAAGCCCAACTGCGCAGTCCCTGGCACGTGCGTGCCCTGGCTGTCGCCTGTCGGCGACGCGGGGTCGAACTCCTCACCCGCCGGCCGGTGCGCGACTTTCGGATCGAAGGCGCGCGCATCGTGGCGGCCGATACCGCACACGGACCGCTCTCCGCAGACCGCTTCGTGGTGGCCGCCGGCGCCTGGACGCCGGAACTGTTCGCCGGCCTCGGCCAGCCCATAGCCGGCACGCCGGTGCGCGGCCAGATTGTCCTGCTCGATGCACCGGCGCCGCTCTTTCAGCGGGTAGTCTGGGCGGGATCCCGCTATCTCGTACCGCGGCCGGAGGGCAAGGTGCTGGTGGGCTCGACCCAAGAGGACGCCGGTTTCGATGCGCGGCCGACGGCGCGCGGCGTGACCGGTCTCCTGCACCTCGCCGCGCGGGTGGTCCCCGCCCTCGCCGAAGTGCCCTTCGAGCGCGCCTGGGCTGGCCTGCGCCCCGGTAGCCCGGACAGCCTACCGCTGATCGGACCGGTGCCTCGGTACGACAACTTGTTCGCCGCCTGCGGCCACTTTCGCTCCGGCTTCGACCTCTCCGCCGGCACCGCTCGGGTGATGGCGGAACTGCTCCTCGGCGAGGAGCCGGCGGTTCCGCTGACCGCCTTCCGGCCGGATCGCTTCGCCTAG
- a CDS encoding penicillin acylase family protein has translation MLPKPLTGRTSRFLRTTTLVAAVVLVPILLVLLCGGLWFNGQLRASLPLLEGSFSSEVLDSPVTIERDALGVPRLRGENRRDLAYALGFLHGQERFFQMDLQRRQAAGELAEIFGPAVLPVDRRARIHRFRDRATQVLGQSPPRIRRLLEAYAQGVNAGLGQLGSSPPEYHLLRQGPRPWQAEDSVLTLYAMFDLLQRFGIDVEDGLGLMHQRLPPALFDFLASQGSAWDAPLVGEAFTVPEIPTAEALLPGAPPALPEPELPEDEVKAARFTPENRADYGLAVAGSNAWVMTGERSEHGVALLANDMHLPLAMPNIWYRARLEWPGHEVTGGTLPGAPLVVIGSNGKVAWGFTNSRADTSDVVLLDLDPDDPGAYLTPQGSRRFDRATEVIASQGGREERLEVLSTVWGPVIDDGPDGRRRALRWIAHDVEAVGFGLIGMESAATVEEAIAVATESGLPAQNILLAGADGTIGWTIAGRLPQRVGHDGQVPVSWSDGTARWDGLVPPEETPRIVNPPGGQLWSANNRMVDGPDLRLIGNGGYVTGARAGIIRDRLTALDRADEQDLLAVQLDTDARFLTRWRDLLLAELDASALEGNPRRQEFRALIEPWEGRAEVGSTSYRLVRGARQFLVTDLLQHLTAPASEDDPTWAYLNALPRVEGPIWRLVTERPDHLLNPEYATWREQILATVDQLLGYYEEAGIPLDSLTWGGFNQVTLHHPLTLGVPWLGRWLNPPVEALPGDFNMPRVQQPGYGASQRMVVAPGREEEGIFHMPGGQSGHLLSPHYGDAHEAWESGEATPFLPGPSVHTLRLEPQDRSSLPVTARP, from the coding sequence ATGCTCCCGAAACCCCTCACCGGCCGAACGTCTCGCTTTCTTCGCACTACCACCCTGGTCGCCGCCGTCGTCCTCGTGCCCATTCTGCTGGTGCTGCTGTGCGGTGGTCTGTGGTTCAACGGCCAACTCCGCGCCAGCCTGCCGCTGCTCGAGGGGAGCTTCTCTTCGGAGGTGCTCGACAGCCCGGTGACCATCGAGCGCGACGCCCTAGGCGTGCCGCGGCTACGCGGCGAGAACCGGCGGGATTTGGCCTATGCCCTGGGCTTCCTGCACGGCCAAGAGCGGTTTTTCCAGATGGACCTCCAGCGGCGCCAGGCGGCCGGCGAGCTGGCGGAGATCTTTGGACCGGCGGTGCTGCCGGTGGACCGCAGAGCCCGCATCCACCGCTTCCGCGACCGCGCCACACAGGTGCTCGGCCAGAGCCCGCCGCGCATCCGACGGCTGCTGGAGGCCTACGCCCAAGGAGTGAACGCCGGCCTCGGCCAGTTGGGATCGAGCCCGCCGGAGTATCACCTGCTGCGCCAGGGACCCCGCCCGTGGCAAGCGGAAGACTCGGTGTTGACCCTCTATGCGATGTTCGATCTGCTGCAGCGCTTCGGCATCGACGTGGAGGACGGCCTCGGCCTGATGCATCAGCGCTTGCCGCCGGCTCTGTTCGATTTCCTGGCCAGCCAGGGCAGCGCCTGGGACGCGCCGCTCGTCGGCGAAGCCTTCACGGTACCGGAGATCCCCACCGCCGAGGCTCTGCTGCCGGGCGCCCCGCCGGCGCTGCCCGAGCCGGAACTCCCCGAGGACGAGGTCAAGGCGGCGCGCTTCACGCCGGAGAACCGAGCAGACTACGGCCTGGCCGTTGCCGGATCGAACGCCTGGGTGATGACCGGCGAGCGCAGTGAGCACGGCGTGGCTCTTCTCGCCAACGACATGCACCTGCCTCTCGCCATGCCCAACATCTGGTACCGGGCGCGCCTCGAATGGCCCGGCCACGAGGTTACCGGCGGCACCCTGCCGGGCGCCCCGCTGGTGGTGATCGGCAGCAACGGCAAAGTCGCCTGGGGTTTCACCAACAGCCGCGCCGACACCAGCGACGTGGTGCTCCTCGATCTCGATCCGGACGATCCCGGCGCCTACCTCACTCCGCAAGGCTCCCGCCGCTTCGATCGGGCGACGGAGGTGATCGCCTCGCAGGGCGGTCGCGAGGAGCGGCTGGAAGTGCTGTCGACGGTATGGGGGCCGGTGATCGACGACGGTCCGGACGGCCGGCGGCGCGCCCTCCGCTGGATCGCCCACGATGTGGAAGCGGTGGGCTTCGGCTTGATCGGCATGGAGTCCGCCGCCACCGTCGAGGAGGCGATCGCGGTGGCGACCGAGAGCGGCCTGCCGGCCCAGAACATCCTCCTCGCCGGTGCCGACGGCACCATCGGCTGGACCATCGCCGGCCGACTGCCCCAGCGAGTCGGCCACGACGGCCAGGTACCGGTCTCCTGGTCCGACGGCACCGCCCGCTGGGACGGCCTGGTGCCGCCGGAGGAAACGCCACGCATCGTCAACCCGCCCGGCGGCCAACTGTGGAGCGCCAACAACCGCATGGTCGACGGCCCGGACTTGAGGCTGATCGGCAACGGCGGCTACGTGACCGGCGCCCGGGCGGGCATCATCCGGGACCGGCTCACCGCCCTCGACCGCGCCGACGAGCAGGATCTGTTGGCCGTTCAGCTCGATACCGACGCCCGCTTCCTCACCCGCTGGCGGGATCTCCTGCTGGCCGAACTCGATGCCTCGGCCCTCGAAGGCAATCCCCGCCGGCAGGAGTTCCGGGCGCTGATCGAGCCCTGGGAAGGCCGCGCCGAGGTCGGCTCCACCTCCTACCGCCTGGTGCGGGGCGCGCGGCAGTTTCTGGTCACCGACTTGCTCCAACACCTGACGGCGCCGGCCTCCGAAGACGACCCGACCTGGGCCTACCTGAATGCCCTACCGCGGGTAGAGGGTCCCATTTGGCGTCTGGTGACGGAACGGCCGGACCATTTGCTCAACCCCGAATACGCCACCTGGCGGGAGCAGATTCTAGCCACCGTCGACCAACTCCTGGGCTACTACGAGGAGGCCGGCATTCCCCTCGACAGCCTCACCTGGGGCGGATTCAACCAGGTCACCCTGCACCACCCGCTCACCCTCGGCGTGCCGTGGCTCGGCCGATGGCTGAACCCACCGGTGGAGGCGCTGCCGGGAGACTTCAACATGCCCCGCGTTCAGCAGCCCGGATACGGCGCGTCGCAGCGCATGGTGGTCGCCCCGGGGCGCGAAGAAGAGGGCATTTTTCACATGCCCGGCGGCCAGAGCGGCCACCTACTTTCGCCGCACTACGGAGACGCCCACGAGGCTTGGGAAAGCGGTGAGGCGACGCCCTTCCTACCCGGCCCGTCGGTCCACACCCTGCGCCTCGAGCCGCAGGACCGGTCCTCTTTACCGGTCACCGCTAGGCCCTAA